A genome region from Methanobacterium bryantii includes the following:
- a CDS encoding DegT/DnrJ/EryC1/StrS family aminotransferase, protein MIPIAKPFIGDEEIKEVEAVLRSGFIAQGPKVAEFEEKFAEYIGTRHAVATSSGTTALHVAILCAGIGKGDEVITTPFSFAATANSVLYAGGKPVFVDIDPKTYNINPEKIEEAITDKTKAILPVHLYGQPADMDQICKIAEDHDLKIIEDAAQAHGAIYHGKKVGSIGDMACFSFYPTKNITTGEGGIITTDDDAFDKDARAIRAHGESERYEHVTLGYNFRMTDIAAAIGVVQIKRLEEFNEKRIENAEYLTEHINSIEGIESPYVAENVRHVFHQYTVRVENGKRDELKEFLNNEGIGTGVHYPRTIYNQKLYEDLGYTADCPEAEKAAAEVLSLPVNPTLTAEDFGKIVSVLQDASDKIFK, encoded by the coding sequence ATGATACCAATTGCTAAACCATTTATTGGTGATGAAGAAATTAAGGAAGTAGAGGCTGTTTTAAGATCTGGATTCATTGCACAAGGGCCAAAAGTTGCTGAATTCGAAGAAAAGTTTGCAGAATATATTGGCACTAGACATGCTGTTGCTACAAGTTCTGGGACCACAGCATTACATGTTGCCATTCTTTGTGCTGGAATTGGTAAAGGCGATGAAGTAATAACCACTCCGTTTTCCTTTGCTGCAACAGCAAATTCTGTCCTTTATGCTGGTGGAAAACCTGTATTTGTGGATATAGACCCTAAAACATACAATATAAACCCTGAAAAGATCGAGGAAGCTATAACAGATAAAACAAAGGCTATATTACCGGTTCATTTGTACGGACAGCCTGCAGATATGGATCAGATATGTAAAATAGCGGAAGATCATGACTTAAAAATAATAGAAGACGCTGCACAGGCTCATGGAGCTATTTACCACGGTAAAAAAGTAGGGTCTATTGGAGATATGGCGTGTTTCAGTTTTTATCCTACAAAAAATATTACCACTGGTGAAGGCGGTATAATAACCACTGATGATGATGCATTTGACAAAGATGCACGTGCTATACGGGCTCATGGTGAAAGTGAAAGATATGAACATGTTACATTGGGATATAACTTTAGAATGACTGATATCGCAGCAGCAATAGGTGTAGTTCAAATTAAACGGCTTGAAGAGTTCAATGAGAAAAGAATAGAAAATGCAGAATATTTAACTGAGCATATAAATTCAATTGAAGGGATTGAATCACCATATGTGGCTGAAAATGTCAGGCATGTGTTCCATCAGTACACAGTAAGGGTAGAAAATGGTAAAAGAGATGAACTAAAGGAATTTTTAAACAATGAAGGAATTGGAACTGGAGTTCATTATCCTAGGACTATATACAACCAAAAACTTTATGAAGATTTAGGATACACAGCCGATTGTCCTGAAGCGGAAAAAGCAGCGGCTGAAGTTTTATCTCTCCCTGTAAATCCTACCTTAACTGCTGAAGATTTTGGAAAAATAGTATCTGTACTTCAAGATGCTTCAGATAAAATTTTTAAATAA